The genome window TTGCAGTTTGCATTCCTATATCACAACATCGCGGCGGCATAGTGGGCCGCGCCAAGCAGGCCGGCGGCTGGATTGAGCGATACGCGGACTTCGATCCGTTTCAGGATCTCGTTCAGCCGCCCTTTGGACAAGAACCCTCGCACGAACGCACCATCGGTGAGCATCGGCAAAATTTTCGGCGCGATCCCTCCGCCCAGAAAGACACCGCCCAGCGCCAGGACTTTGAGCGCCAGGTTGGCGGCCTCGGAACCATAAATATCGCAAAACATGGTGAGCGCGTGAACGCAAACCGGGTCGCGTCGCTTGAGCGCCGCCGCGCTTACCGCAGCCGAAGGATCGCCCGCGGCGATTTGCCCGCTCAGCCACGCGGGCTCTTCGGCCCGACTCTCGCGCCTCAGAAAACGATAGATGTTCCAGAGTCCCGGACCCGAAAGGACGCGCTCGCAACTGGCGTGTCCGAATTCGCCCGCGACGAACCGGAGCAGCTCGATCTGTTCCGCGCCGTGCGGCGCGAAATCGCTGTGCCCGCCTTCGGATGCGACCGCATAATATTTGTCGCCCTCCCGGACCAGCGCCGCTTCGCCCAGACCGGTGCCCGCGGCGAGCACCGCGATGTTGCCGTGTTCGGGCGGATTTTCCGCGCGATGCAGAACCGCAAACTCGGCGGGTTTCAGATGAACCATGCCGTAGGCCGTCGCCGTCAGATCGTTAATCAAGCGAACCGGGACGCCGTTTAGCGCGCGCGACAGCGAGACGCTGCAAAGTTGCCATGCAACGTTGGCGGCCTGGGCGCGACCGTCGATTATTGGACCCGGCACGCCGAGGCAGACGGCATTCACCGCCGCGCCTGCGCCGAGGAAATCCGCGCACGCCGCCTCCAGGCTGTCGAACTGCGAGGTCGGGTAGCGGCGCTCGCGCACAATTTCGAGTGTTCCTGCGGAGTGGTTGAAGAGCCCGAGATGGGTTTTGGTTCCACCGACATCGCCGGCCAGGATGAGGCCATCCATAGGAACCTCGATCCGCTTCTAGCCTTCGACGTGGAACGACTCGGCGAGCGCGACTTCCTCGGCGCTGCCGATATAAATCGGATCCCGCTCGTGGATCGCGGTGGCGGCGAGCTCGAGAATTCGCTGTTTGCCGGTCGAACCGCGGCCGCCGGCCTGTTCCGCGAGCATCGAGAGCGGCGCAAGCTCGTACATCAGGCGCAGTTTTCCCTTGGCCTTGCCGCCTTCGGCAACCTCGGAGGGATACATAAATATTCCGCCCTCGAGCAGGCATCGATGGAAATCGGCGGCGAATGCACCTGAGTATCGAAGTGAGTAGCTGGTGCGTTTGTCTTTGCGGCTGGTAATGTGCGCGACGAACTTGCGCGCTCCGTCGTGCCACTTCCCCACGTTGCCCTGATTGACCGCATAGGTAGTCCCGTGCGGCGGCATCTTCACATTCTCTTTCCAGAGAATGAACTCACCGAGAGTTCGATCGAGCGTGAAGATATCGACGCCGGCGCCGGCGCTATACACCAGCTGCGCGGCCGGCCCGTACAGGATGTAACCCGCGATGACCTGCTGACTCCCGGGGACGAGGATGTCGTCGATTCCGGCCCCGTGCCTGGGCGCGCGCTTCTTGACGGCGAAGATGGTGCCGAGCGAACCGTTTACGTCGGTATTGGATGAGCCGTCGATGGGATCGTAGAGTACGCAGTAGCTATTCTCGCGGCAATTGGATGAGTAATGATGCGGCTCGTCCATTTCCTCGGAGATGAGACTACATACCGGAGATCCATGCTCGAATGCCTCGAGGAAAACTTTGTTGCCCCACTCGTCGAGCTTCTTGACCTTTTCGCCGTGCACGTTGGTTTCGCCGGTGTAGCCCAGCCCGCCGTGGCCCGCCAGCGCCAGCTCCCGCGTGATGCGCGTGGCGATGAACTCGATGCGTTTCATTATAAGAGCGAGGTCCGCGACCGGCACCGCAGTCGCGCTTTTGGCCTTGATATGACGCGTGAGAGTGATGCCGTTGCTCATCTGCAATCCCTTCCCGACAAATTGCACAGGTTGATCGGGTTCTCCTGCTAGAGCGTTCGCCAGGTGCGCCCGTCGGCCGCGATCATCAGGGCGGCCTCGAGCGGTCCCCACGAGCCCGCAGCATAGATGGGTGGATCCATGGGCGACTGGGCCCAGGCATCCAGGATCGGTTGCACGAACCTCCACGCTTCATTGACCGTGTCCCGCCGCATGAAGAGCGTCTGATCGCCGACGATCACGTCGTTGAGCAGGGTCTCGTACGCTTCCGGCGTGGAAGTCACGTAGTGAAAATCGACTTTGACCTGCTGGAGGCGGGTCTGTGAGCCGGGCACCTTGGACATGATATGGAGCGCGAGGCCTTCGTTGGGTTGAATCCTGATGGTCAGCATATTGGGCGCCAGTGGAGCGCGCGGGTTTGAGTTATACAGGATTCGGGGCACGCTGTTGAAGTAGATCGCGATTTCGCTCGAGCGCTTGGGCATCCGTTTGCCGGTGCGCAGGTAGAACGGCACGCCGGCCCATCGCCAGTTATCGATCCAGCATCGCAGCGCGACAAACGTCTCGATTTGCGAATCCGGCGCGACCTGCTCCTCGGCGCGGTAGGCCTTGACCGCCGCGCCGCCGATCAGTCCCTCGCCGTACTGGCCGCGCACGACCCATTTTTCGATATCCTCGTCGCCGAGCGGGCGCAGCGCGCGCAGTACGTCGAGCTTTGCGTCGCGCATCGATTCGGCGCCGGTGGTGTTGGGCGGCTCGGTCGCAATCATGCAGAGCGTTTGCAGCAGATGGCTCTGCACCATGTCGCGCAGCGCCCCGGCGTGATCGTAATAGGAGGCGCGCGTGCCGACGCCCTCGGCCTCGGCGACGGTTATCTGGACATGGTCAACGAATCGCGCCGTCCATATAGGTTCGAGGATCGCGTTGGCGAAGCGCAACACCATCAGGTTTTCGACGGTTTCCTTGCCGAGGTAATGGTCGATTCTGAAAATCTGGCTTTCGTCGAAATGGCGCGCGAGCTGGGCGTTGATCTCCGACGCGCTGGCGAGATCGGAGCCAATCGGTTTTTCGACCACGACGCGCGCGAACGGATGCTCCTTCTCATGCCGATGAATCATTCTGGCGGCGGTCAATCCCCCCGAACAGGTGTCGATGAAAGCCGGCGGAATCGCAAAGTAGAAGACCCGATTGGCTTCGGTGCCGAACTCGGCGTCGAGCGCCTCGCATCGCTTGTGCAGGTTCTGATAATCGGCGGCCTCGGTGAACGAGCCACGATTGAAATGGAGCAGCGGGGCGAACTTCGCCCAGTGTTCGTTGTCGACCGGGCGGCGCGAGAACTTTTCGATGCCGCTGAGCGCGAACGCGCGATACTTCTCGTCGTCGAGATCCTCCATCGAGAAACCGAGGATCGCGAACTTATCGGGCAATTCGCCGTCGAGCGAGAGATTGTACAGCGCGGGAATCAACTTGCGATGGCTCAAGTCGCCGGCGCCGCCGAAGATCACCACGATGCACGGATCGTAGTGATGGCGGTCCTTGACCGGATGACCGAGATCGACGGTCCTGTTTGCAGGCGCGGCCATAAATCGCTTAACCCTCTCGCGCTCTATTCCTTGACGACGCCGTGGCCGCCGAACTCGTCGCGCAGCGCGGCGAGCAATTTCTCGCCGAAGGTGCCTTCGCCCTGGTCAGCGCGCGAGCGAAAGCGCGCGAACAGCACCATGGTGATTATCGGCATCGAGATGTTCTTGTCGATTGCGTCCTGCACCGCCCAGCGGCCCTCGCCCGAATCCTCGACGTAGCCCCTGATTTGCTTGAGGCCCGGATCTTTTTCCAGCGCGTTGGCCGTAAGCTCCAGCAGCCATGATCGCACGACGCTGCCCTGTCGCCACAGGTTTGCGATCCTTGGCAAGTCGAGCCTGTACTCCGACTTGTGCATCGCCTCGAAACCCTCCGCGTACGCCTGCATCAGCCCGTACTCGATGCCGTTGTGGACCATCTTCACGTAATGGCCTGCGCCATGGCCGCCGACGTGGTCGTAGCCGCCCGGCGGGGCCAGCGTTTTGAAAATCGGTTCGTAGCGCCTGAAGATGTCCGCCTCGCCGCCGATCATCAGGCAGTAGCCAAGCTTGAGTCCCCAGATGCCGCCGCTGGTGCCGGCATCCACCAGATGCAGCTTCATGCCGGCCAGTACGGCAGCGCGGCGAACGTCATCGTGAAAGTTGGTGTTGCCGCCGTCGATGATCGCGTCGCCAGGTTCGAGTAATTCGGCCAGTTGGTTAATCGTGCTGTCGGTGGGATCGCCCGCCGGCACCATCACCCACACGCCCCGCGGCGGCGCGAGCCTGGCTACCAGATCTTTGAGCGAATTGACGCCGTCGGCGCCGAAGGTTGAAACTTCTTTGAGTTTCGCCTGGTCGAGATCGAAGGCGACAATCTGGTGATTGTCGCGCCGCAGCCGCTCGACCATGTTCATGCCCATTTTGCCGAGACCAACGAATCCGATTTCCATCGTGCTTCCTCTTGGCAGATGACGATGCGATCCGGATTTGCGGTCACGCGGCGGGAACCGGCAGAGGATTTTCCCGCGCACGCCTCGGCATTTGACTATCCGGCGCTCTGCCTAGGCTATTCCAACCCCACCGATTGTTCAAAGACCGCGCCTCGAACCGCGCGCCTAGCGGGATTTGATGTCGTCTTCGAGCATCAGATTGCGCAAGTCCTGGCGCTGGAAGATCGCCGCCACCGAGCGCGTCAGCGC of Candidatus Binatus sp. contains these proteins:
- the glk gene encoding glucokinase gives rise to the protein MDGLILAGDVGGTKTHLGLFNHSAGTLEIVRERRYPTSQFDSLEAACADFLGAGAAVNAVCLGVPGPIIDGRAQAANVAWQLCSVSLSRALNGVPVRLINDLTATAYGMVHLKPAEFAVLHRAENPPEHGNIAVLAAGTGLGEAALVREGDKYYAVASEGGHSDFAPHGAEQIELLRFVAGEFGHASCERVLSGPGLWNIYRFLRRESRAEEPAWLSGQIAAGDPSAAVSAAALKRRDPVCVHALTMFCDIYGSEAANLALKVLALGGVFLGGGIAPKILPMLTDGAFVRGFLSKGRLNEILKRIEVRVSLNPAAGLLGAAHYAAAML
- a CDS encoding class 1 fructose-bisphosphatase codes for the protein MSNGITLTRHIKAKSATAVPVADLALIMKRIEFIATRITRELALAGHGGLGYTGETNVHGEKVKKLDEWGNKVFLEAFEHGSPVCSLISEEMDEPHHYSSNCRENSYCVLYDPIDGSSNTDVNGSLGTIFAVKKRAPRHGAGIDDILVPGSQQVIAGYILYGPAAQLVYSAGAGVDIFTLDRTLGEFILWKENVKMPPHGTTYAVNQGNVGKWHDGARKFVAHITSRKDKRTSYSLRYSGAFAADFHRCLLEGGIFMYPSEVAEGGKAKGKLRLMYELAPLSMLAEQAGGRGSTGKQRILELAATAIHERDPIYIGSAEEVALAESFHVEG
- the zwf gene encoding glucose-6-phosphate dehydrogenase, which gives rise to MAAPANRTVDLGHPVKDRHHYDPCIVVIFGGAGDLSHRKLIPALYNLSLDGELPDKFAILGFSMEDLDDEKYRAFALSGIEKFSRRPVDNEHWAKFAPLLHFNRGSFTEAADYQNLHKRCEALDAEFGTEANRVFYFAIPPAFIDTCSGGLTAARMIHRHEKEHPFARVVVEKPIGSDLASASEINAQLARHFDESQIFRIDHYLGKETVENLMVLRFANAILEPIWTARFVDHVQITVAEAEGVGTRASYYDHAGALRDMVQSHLLQTLCMIATEPPNTTGAESMRDAKLDVLRALRPLGDEDIEKWVVRGQYGEGLIGGAAVKAYRAEEQVAPDSQIETFVALRCWIDNWRWAGVPFYLRTGKRMPKRSSEIAIYFNSVPRILYNSNPRAPLAPNMLTIRIQPNEGLALHIMSKVPGSQTRLQQVKVDFHYVTSTPEAYETLLNDVIVGDQTLFMRRDTVNEAWRFVQPILDAWAQSPMDPPIYAAGSWGPLEAALMIAADGRTWRTL
- the gnd gene encoding phosphogluconate dehydrogenase (NAD(+)-dependent, decarboxylating); its protein translation is MEIGFVGLGKMGMNMVERLRRDNHQIVAFDLDQAKLKEVSTFGADGVNSLKDLVARLAPPRGVWVMVPAGDPTDSTINQLAELLEPGDAIIDGGNTNFHDDVRRAAVLAGMKLHLVDAGTSGGIWGLKLGYCLMIGGEADIFRRYEPIFKTLAPPGGYDHVGGHGAGHYVKMVHNGIEYGLMQAYAEGFEAMHKSEYRLDLPRIANLWRQGSVVRSWLLELTANALEKDPGLKQIRGYVEDSGEGRWAVQDAIDKNISMPIITMVLFARFRSRADQGEGTFGEKLLAALRDEFGGHGVVKE